TTTAAAAAATTTAGTAGTGCAGCATCCCAGTCGTATTTACCTGTCGCAACTTGAGGATGATAATATTTTAAAAATCCCCATACTTTGCATGTAATTGCTAACTTTTCAGTTTCCGTTGGATTTGCTTGGGCTATCGAAAATTTGGAGAGGATAATAAACGAAATACAAAAAACATATCGCATTGCATCATAGATTTAAATTAAGTATCGAAAGGTAGGACATTTGAATGACATTTTGTAAGGGAATTTCCTAAACCAAGTAAGTTATTCAATTATTAATATTTCTCACACGATAGATGATAATAATTTCACCTAATTTAGAGATATAGTTATTCCTCTTTGTGCCAACCGAATTAGGGTTTTCCCTAATAATTTATTGCCGTGCAAGCATTACATTACGCCGCTACATGGAATAAGCAGTGTATATGCTCAAATTTACTGATCGTATTTTTCTCAGGTTGCCGGTTCTACCTGCTGAGAAAAAATTTTTGCTGAATGAAATAATGCATGACACATTTTTTATGGAAGGCATTCAAATAGCCAGTCCTGTTTTGTTTGACGAGGCTTGTCGATTTAAGGATGAAAATATAAATTCAGAACCTAATAAAAAACTCGTCAGATCATTATTAAAATATTTTCAAAGGGCAAGTTACCGTTGCACACCATTCGGACTTTTTTCAGCATGCACAGTAGCCAATTGGGTTGAACAAGGTAATGGCATCATTGGCACCAATCATTCACGATCAACCAGACTGGACATGCACTTTTCAGTGGCTTTGCAGCAGCATCTTGCATCATTACCTCAAATCAAAAGTGAATTGTATTTTTTCAGGAATAATAGTGTTTCAATTCTACTGGACAAATTGCGTTTTACAGAATACTTTTATAAAAATAACCAGCGTAAACATGTCTTGAGTGAAGTTGACTATTCAGTGTATCTTGAAAAAATTCTTCAACGTGCTAATGATGGAGCAACTATTCATGAACTAGTGCAACAATTAGTGTCAGTCGATATTGACCTTGAAAGCGCAAAAAAGTTCATTGAAGAATTAGTTCTGAATCAGATTTTGGTCAGTGAATTGGAGGTTTCTGTCAGCGGTGATGAATTATTGGCTGACCTCATTGTAAAACTGCAAAGGGTTTACTCCAGAAAGCCTGAAAATAATGCGCTGCTTTCTGAAATCAAACAACTCGAACTCATATTAGATGCAATAAACTGTTTAGATACAAATCTCGTCAATGAAAAATCAGCTTATGACAAGGTGATTTTACTCCTGAAATATTATCCAATTGAACTAGATAATTCCAAGTTGTTTCAGGTTGACACATTTATCCATAATACTGGGCAACACAATGTTGTTGGGCTTCCCGTATCAACTCAAAAGAGTCTTATTGAGGCAATTCACTTTCTATGTAAAATTAATGGGAGATCGACAAATCTGAATTTGCAAAATTTTATTTCTGAATTCACAAAAAAATATGATACCAGAGCAGTACCACTTTTAGAAGTGATGGACAATGAATTTGGATTGGGTTATGGAAGTACCTTAAAAAGAACGAATGATGTAAATGAACTTACCGAAGGCATAATCACCACGATAATAAGCGATGAAACTACGATCAGGCATCATGAAATTCAACAGTTTCTTGAATCAAAACTCCTTGAAGCTGTAACGAATAATTCCTATACTGTTTCTTTTGATAAAAATTCTCTAAAATCATTTGATGACAAGAAGGCTGCCTTTCCTGATTCTATGGCTGTTCATTTCAGTGTACTGAATAAAGACTTTTCATCGTTCAATATATTACTGAAGGGCATCTGGGGTCCTAGCTCAACGTCTATTTTAGGAAGATTCGCTTCGGGCTCAGATGAGATTAATCAGCTGGTAAGGCAAATAGTTTCACACGAAGAGAAGTTAAATGAGAACAGAATTCTGGCAGAGATTGTACACCTACCTGAAAACAGAACGGGGAATGTCTTATTGCGTCCCTCTTTCAGGAAGTTTGAAATTCCATATCTTGCATCAAGTTCTTTAGCCAAAGAGTATGTGATTGAATTATCTGATCTTTACTTGCAGATGCAAAACTCACGTCTTGTGCTTTGGTCAAAAAAACATGGCAGGGAAGTTTTGCCCAGGCTGTCCAACGCGCATAATTATAGCTATAATGCACTGCCTATCTATCATTTTCTTTGTGATTTTCAGGCACAGGATGTTCAGCCAGGGACTTCATTCAGCTGGGGAAATATACAACATCAACTAAAATTTCTTCCAGCCGCAGTATTTGAGAAGGTGATACTATTTCCTGCAACCTGGCAGTTTAACAGAGATGATATTCAGGCAATAATTTCATGGAAAGCACCTGATCAACTAGAGAAATTATTCGAGTGGAAAAAAAAGTGGCGCATTCCTGACAGATTTTATCTCAGTGAAGGTGATAATGATCTATTAATTCATTTGGCGCCTGATCAAAGCCTGATGATTGATTTATTTCTGTCTGAAATTTCGACACGTAAAAATATTATTCTGAAAGAATTTTTATTTGATCTTAAGAACCCATTTGTTGTTAGTTCAGATGAATCAGGATACACGAATGAATTTATTGCACCTGTACTGAGACAGAATCCTACTTCAATACCAGTCAGTAACCCTTTATTTAATGAGCTGAAAAGAACTTTCATTCCGGGATCAGAATGGATTTATTATAAGATATATTGTGGTGAAAAAACGGCAGAGCGTATTTTATTGGAACTAGTTTATCCATTGAGTACAGAAATTTGTGATACGTTAAAACTGGCTGAAAAGTGGTTTTTTATCCGCTACGCTGATCCCGATCATCATATTCGAATACGATTTTACGCGCATTCGGTTGATTCTCGTTTAAAAATTGATGAACTGATTTTTGAAGCATTTCAGAATTCTGTATTCAACCATGAATCCATTAAAATTCAAAAGGATACTTATGTGCGAGAAATTGAGCGGTATGGAGAATCAACCATGGAGTTATCCGAAAGTTTGTTTCATGCAGATAGTGAAACCAGCCTGAATATTTTACAATGGATGAATCAAACAGGTCGTAATGGTGAGAGGTGGCTAACTTTATTAGTACTGATGGAAGAGATGGTGTGTATTGCGTTTCCTGACCAATTAGCACAGAAATATTTTCTTGAGCAAATTTCGGACAGATACAACGTGGAATTTGGTTTTACAAACAAAGGGATGGTTCAGTTAGATCAAAAATTCAGATCAACCAGAAAAAAAACCGACGACTATTTTTCTAATCACCATACTGAATTTCCAGAATTACATCAGCTAATTGTAAAAAGAAGCAAGAAATTACTTGAGATGATAATTTCGGTTAAAACAAGGCTTGACAACAGCGCTTCTCAAATTCTTTTTACTGAACTAGTGTCAAGTTACATTCACATGTTTGTAAACCGGTTTATGTCAGGTGATCAACGCAGAACGGAAGCAATTGCCTATAATATGTTGTTGAAACGTAAGATTTCGTTACTAGCCCGAGAAAGCACACCTATACGTAGGGAAAAAGAAAAATCTACTAATTAGGGAAATCCCTAACAGTTAGGTAAAAAATATTTTTTACACTTACATCAAATGTAGCGGTATGAAAACAAATAAAATTAATGTGGTGTTGTCGTTGAATAAGACGGTGGTAACAAGATATCATTATGGAAATAATAATGACGAGATCACTCAAGTCAGCGGAGCAAAATGTGCTGGAGGACCACTTGTAAAAGTAACTAAACATATCTGTGAACCCACAACCGCATGTCAAATAAGTGATCCGTGTCCTATGTCTTGTGCAGCTAGTACACATATTTAGTATCCTTCGTTGCATCTAGTAAACAATGAGGCATCTTATTAATGATATCATTTGTGATTTATACGAATCAGATGACTTCAGTATCTCGCTCATGGATGACGGCGGAATTGGAAAAGTGTTGTGTTTAGCCTACGATCAATATTATAGCAATAATGATCATTCCTCAAAACTGAATAACCTATTCTCAAATATAGACCATTTGCTAATTTCAAGCGAGATCAATTATGATTTTGGATCTGGACTTACAGGCTTAGGGTGGTTGGTAAATCACCTCTGCGTAAATAGGTTAATTGATGCAGACTTCAAAAATTTTTTAGAAGATGTTGACGAATTCAGTTTTCGAATGGCGTCGAAAGATCTTGATATAAATAATCACGATTTTTTATATGGCTCATCTGGAACAATTTTGTACCTACTTGAAAGAATCAGGCAAAGCAAAACTGCTGTTCCGCATCTTGAAGAACTCCTTTATGGCTTGCTCAGTCTATCAAAGAAATCAAGTGAAGGAAATTATTGGATAAATGAGCATTGGCGTGGCTATAGCAGAAAGCCCAGACAAATAAATTATGGTTTAGCGCATGGACAAGCGAGTAAAATTCATTTATTGTCCCTAATAATATTAAATGGGTTGGGTAAACCAGAAACTAAAGACTTGCTCTCAGGGTGCGTTGAGTTTCTGCAAAATATAAATAATTTGTCGACTGAATCTGCACATACAAAGTTGGGTGACAATTCAGTGATATTCGGGCATAGTAAATATGCATGGTGTAACGGAGACCTCGGTGTGGCAAGCGCTCTTTGGCACGCAGGTGACGCTTTGAATGATAATGTGCTGAAAGAGGAAGCCATAGGCATATTTAATCAATGCTCTATAACCGATGAAGACATCACGAGACTAGTTCCAGACGCAGGTCTTTGCCATGGATCTATGGGAACAGCATTAATGTACAAGCGCATGTATCTTAATACTAAAATTTTAAAATTTCAAGACCAATGCGAAAAATGGACTCAAAACACAGAGGATTTCAAGATTTTTACCGACGGAATTGGAGGGTTTAAAAAAAGAATTACGAACAGTCAGCGTGAAGGGTGGCAGTCAGACTCTGGTCTTTTAAATGGTGCTTCTGGCATAGCTCTTGGAATCTTATCATGTACATCAGACAAAGACTATAGTTGGGATAAATTACTGCTTCTATAGCACATAGTTAATTGCTCGCAGTTCTTTCAATAGTCATATCTTTATTGTGAGGATTGAATGAACTTAGTTGAATTTATAATTATCAAAACATTTCGATTGCAAAAAATCTCCTTATTAATATTGTTAGTAGCACTTTTGAGCAAACCTGCCTGGTCACAAAAAGTTGATTCAGTAAAATTGGAATTTTTAGTGAATGAAGCTGAACGATTGTATACAGAAGCTTTGATTATTTACCAAGCAGACAGCCTTGTTATTGAAGAATATTTTGGAGTTGGACATCCGGATTCTCTCACAGAATTGATGTCCTGTACTAAGGGCATTGTAGCATTGGCTGTTATCTGTTTGTTGGAAGATGAGTTGATAGACAGTATCCAAACACCAGTGTATGTTTTTTATCCAGAATGGAATTGTGGTCTAAAAAAAAATGTCACCCTTGAACATTTGCTGACAATGACTTCTGGCCTGCAGGATTATCGTAACACAAACATAGAAATATACCCCAGCAACAATTTTATTGATTTAGCACTTTCATCAGATCTGGTTGAAATTCCAGGCGAAAAATTCAGATACAATAATAAATCTACGAATTTACTTTCTGGGATAATTGAAATTGCCACTGGAAGGCGCATGGATTACTACATTGCAGATAGAATCTTTAAGCCACTTGGAATTGAAGAATTTAAATGGGCACTTGATTCATCGGGGAATCCCATGGGTATGGCTGGATGTCAACTTAAAGCAAGTGATTTTGTAAAAATTGGCATTCTTATCGCCAATGATGGTTTGTTCAACGGTCAGCAAATTTTATCTAAAGAAAATATTAAGAAGATCACAACACCTGGTAAAAACAAATCAGACTATGGATATTTATGGTGGCTGACTTATGATCAAACAGAATTGTGTTATAAGACTGAAATTCTAGAGGAATTATGTCGCCTCGGCGCGTCATTTTCGTTGATTTCTCACCTTGAGTTATTATTGAAAGAGTACAATTCAAAACCACTAATTTATTACAGATATCATGAGGAAATATTAAACTACTGGTGGAAGTTGGTTACAATCCTAGGACCAAATAATTTAGCGTATATATATAAACATGTTTCTCCCGAAAATAAAATTACAAGACAGGTGTTTAAGGGGGAAATAAGGTCGATCTCTGCCAGAGGTTGGCTTGGAAATTATCTGGTTATTGATCTAACATCAAAGATAGTCGGAGTAAGAACAATCAGTTATCGCAGTTTTAGTAATAAAAACAATTTCGCAGTGGGTGAGGAAAATTTTCTGAATTTTGAGCGCTTAGTTACAAATATTCTAAAAGAGGACTAGTGTCGGCTCAATTGGTTTTAGACATGTTGTGGAATGAAACACACATACATTACTTTTTGTTTTCAAAGAGGTTTAAAAAATCTCCCCGGAGTGAAAACTCAAACCGGAGAGACCGAACAATTCACAGATAGGTGAAAATCTGTGTCATCACGAAAGTACAATCAAAAGTTCGGCGTGGAAATAGTAGTTTGGTTAAGTTAAATCATTTGCTGTTCTCTTGATATCGTATTAGTTGTTCATATAGAATTCGGTATTATATAAAGGCAAAAAATTACGTTGTTTATTTGTGTTAAATCTTTGAAAATCATGGGGGGGGGGGGTGATTTAGATCATAGAATCTAATCACATATTTCGCAAAACTTTCTCCATCATTTGACCCAAGCTATGATAAAATTTATTCTCTGTGAATCCAGCAGAACGTATGTTGATGTATGTAAATCAATATGCAAAAATGACCAACTTGGTTTTGAGTTGGTCTTTGAAAGCACTTGTAAAGATGCAATCATAAATCAAATTTCCAGTTTGAAAACTCATTTGGTGATATCTGATTTTTACTGGTCTGTTTCTGATCAAATTACTTTTTTTAAATCCCTGAAGGCGCTTGCTCCAAATACTAAAATACTTGGTTGGAGTTTACTTGACGATAAACTGTTGCTACAAAAATTATTTAGTGCAGGCATGAATGGTTATGTGAATAAGAACGACGGAATGCAGGCACTCTCTGACGCCATGTATGCACTAATAGACGTGGACTTTTATTATCCATACAATACAAAAGAAATGATACAGGTTCACCCTGATCAAAATTCAACGCTTATCAATGCGCTAACTGAACGGGAAATTAAAGTAACAGCACTTAGTTACCTGCAATATCAAAATAAAGAAATTGCTGATAGGTTGAATGTTTCAGTAAAGACAGTTGAAGCAATAAAAAATAAACTAATCCATAAAACGGATGTGAAAAAATTTCGTGACGTAATTTGCTTGTTGATCAAGCATCATATCATATCACCTGATTTCAAATAAAAAAAATAGGGAACACCCTATTGAAATTTATAGTAAACCCTAAAGATGATTCTCAATATGTGTATCAACTTTACACATATCAAAAAGAGCATCATGGTATTCAACAACAATCAATACTTAAGCAACTCCTTAGAGTATGT
This genomic stretch from Crocinitomicaceae bacterium harbors:
- a CDS encoding response regulator transcription factor, translating into MKTHLVISDFYWSVSDQITFFKSLKALAPNTKILGWSLLDDKLLLQKLFSAGMNGYVNKNDGMQALSDAMYALIDVDFYYPYNTKEMIQVHPDQNSTLINALTEREIKVTALSYLQYQNKEIADRLNVSVKTVEAIKNKLIHKTDVKKFRDVICLLIKHHIISPDFK
- a CDS encoding lantibiotic dehydratase — its product is MLKFTDRIFLRLPVLPAEKKFLLNEIMHDTFFMEGIQIASPVLFDEACRFKDENINSEPNKKLVRSLLKYFQRASYRCTPFGLFSACTVANWVEQGNGIIGTNHSRSTRLDMHFSVALQQHLASLPQIKSELYFFRNNSVSILLDKLRFTEYFYKNNQRKHVLSEVDYSVYLEKILQRANDGATIHELVQQLVSVDIDLESAKKFIEELVLNQILVSELEVSVSGDELLADLIVKLQRVYSRKPENNALLSEIKQLELILDAINCLDTNLVNEKSAYDKVILLLKYYPIELDNSKLFQVDTFIHNTGQHNVVGLPVSTQKSLIEAIHFLCKINGRSTNLNLQNFISEFTKKYDTRAVPLLEVMDNEFGLGYGSTLKRTNDVNELTEGIITTIISDETTIRHHEIQQFLESKLLEAVTNNSYTVSFDKNSLKSFDDKKAAFPDSMAVHFSVLNKDFSSFNILLKGIWGPSSTSILGRFASGSDEINQLVRQIVSHEEKLNENRILAEIVHLPENRTGNVLLRPSFRKFEIPYLASSSLAKEYVIELSDLYLQMQNSRLVLWSKKHGREVLPRLSNAHNYSYNALPIYHFLCDFQAQDVQPGTSFSWGNIQHQLKFLPAAVFEKVILFPATWQFNRDDIQAIISWKAPDQLEKLFEWKKKWRIPDRFYLSEGDNDLLIHLAPDQSLMIDLFLSEISTRKNIILKEFLFDLKNPFVVSSDESGYTNEFIAPVLRQNPTSIPVSNPLFNELKRTFIPGSEWIYYKIYCGEKTAERILLELVYPLSTEICDTLKLAEKWFFIRYADPDHHIRIRFYAHSVDSRLKIDELIFEAFQNSVFNHESIKIQKDTYVREIERYGESTMELSESLFHADSETSLNILQWMNQTGRNGERWLTLLVLMEEMVCIAFPDQLAQKYFLEQISDRYNVEFGFTNKGMVQLDQKFRSTRKKTDDYFSNHHTEFPELHQLIVKRSKKLLEMIISVKTRLDNSASQILFTELVSSYIHMFVNRFMSGDQRRTEAIAYNMLLKRKISLLARESTPIRREKEKSTN
- a CDS encoding serine hydrolase, with translation MLVALLSKPAWSQKVDSVKLEFLVNEAERLYTEALIIYQADSLVIEEYFGVGHPDSLTELMSCTKGIVALAVICLLEDELIDSIQTPVYVFYPEWNCGLKKNVTLEHLLTMTSGLQDYRNTNIEIYPSNNFIDLALSSDLVEIPGEKFRYNNKSTNLLSGIIEIATGRRMDYYIADRIFKPLGIEEFKWALDSSGNPMGMAGCQLKASDFVKIGILIANDGLFNGQQILSKENIKKITTPGKNKSDYGYLWWLTYDQTELCYKTEILEELCRLGASFSLISHLELLLKEYNSKPLIYYRYHEEILNYWWKLVTILGPNNLAYIYKHVSPENKITRQVFKGEIRSISARGWLGNYLVIDLTSKIVGVRTISYRSFSNKNNFAVGEENFLNFERLVTNILKED